CAGTCCCCGAGCGCCGCGTGGTCAGCGCACGCCTGGAGGCGCGCCAGGTCGCCAAGATCGACGTCGCCGTCTTCGTCGTAGTCACCCGAGCCGATACCGAAATGCGGCAGGCGCAGCGCCGGATCGCCCAGCAGCACGAACATCTCGAAATAGTCGCGCGTGTGCTGGTGGTTCGGCCCATAGTCCGGGTCCGCCAGCAGTCGATAACACGCCGCCTGCCACGCCGGCCCGACTTCCCACTCGTCATCGACGAAGAACGACTGGAAGAAGTACTTCTCGAGCCGGCGGACCGATTCCCAGGCCTCCGAGGGGGCGGACCAGATCAGGTCGGTCGTACCGATGTAAGCGGCCGCCCCCTTGTTCGGCTCGCGGATCCAGAACTCGCCCAGCGTTTCACCATAGCTCCAGTTGAACTGCGCGGTCCCGCACGAGACCGCCAACACGACGCCGTACAGCCCCGCGTTTGAAAGCGCTTGTACGTTGGCCGTGTTGAACGCCGGGTCCCACCAGCTCGTAAAGCTGCTATGGCCGAAATACACCGTGAACAGCGCCCCAGCGTTCACGGCGGCGGTGATCTGTGCCGTGCCGCCGCCCTGCGATGCGTAGACCTTCGTGCTCGTGAAGCCCGCCGGCGTGAGGTAGTTGGCGATCACCCAGTTGTGCGTCGGCTCCGCGCCGGTGCCGGCATCCGCGGTGGCCAGCATGGCCGCCCGCTGCACGTACGCGGGGTCGGCGAATTCCCCGCTTTCAACGAGCAGCGTCTTGGTCACCGCCGCCTGGAGCTGCGCGACCGTGTCGACCGCGAAGCGCCCGATCGATACTTCCGGGTACCAGTCCGCCGCGCCATCCATGCACGCGTACGGCAGATCCGTGGTCGCCGTGTGCCAGCCGCCGCCCTCCCAATGCGGGATGGTCGTCGCGGTGGACGGCGCGGTGGAGCTATCGCTGTCGCCCACGATCAGCACGTAACCCCGCCACGCCGGATCGTACCAGCCCTGGATGATCCCCCGAATCGTCTCCTTCGTTGTGCCCACCGGCACCGTGTAGACTATCACGTCCAGTCCCTGGGCGACCCGTGCTGCGGCGAGTTGGGCCACCGCCGCGCTGCCGCCGAAGTCCTGCGCCGCCACGATCAAGTACCGGCCGGAGCGTGCCTCGACATTCACGGCCAGCACCCCGAACGCAAACACCGCCACCCATGCCCAGCAGCCGCCCCGCCGCCGTATCGTGGTGTACATCGTGGTTCGCCTCTCCCGGATTCCCGTCCGGCACCCCCATGCACCGGTCCGTCCCCGGCCGTGTTCCCTCGCACGGCCGCGAGCCAGCACTCTACGTCTCACCCTACCACAAGCGGGCTGCCCGCTGCAACGCCTTCACGACAGCCCGGGCGTCGTTGCATGGTCACGCGCGCCGCAGCGTTAGGTTATCATGTGCGGCACGATCGACCTGACCGTTCATGCGGAGGAGATGCGCAATGACTCGATGCTTGCTGCTGTGCGCCCTCGTGGCGGCCATCTGGGGTTGTGAGCGACCGACGCCACCGAGCAGCGCCGGGGCAACGCAGCCAGCCGGTCCGGGTACCAGCACTCAGCCCAGTCAGGCCAAGCTGCGCATCGCGGTCATTCCAAAGGGCACCACGCACGATTTCTGGAAGTCCGTCCACGCCGGTGCCATCAAGGCAGGCCGCGAACTGGGCGACGTCGAGGTCATCTTTCGCGGACCCGAGAAGGAGGACGACCGCGAGCAGCAGGTCTCACTCGTCCAGAACTTCATCAGCGGCCGGATCGACGCGATCGTCCTCGCACCCCTCGACGACAAGGCCCTGGTCCCGGCCGCCCGGCAGGCCATGGCGGCACAGATCCCGGTCGTGATCATCGATTCCGCCCTGGCCGGCGAGGCTGGCCACGATTTCGTCAGTTTCGCCGCCACGAACAACTACCAGGGCGGCGTGCTGGCCGGCGAGCGCATGGGTGCGCTACTCGCCGGCAAGGGCCGTGTGCTGCTGCTGCGCTACCAGGAAGGCTCGGCGAGCACCACCGATCGCGAACGCGGCTTCACGGAGGCCCTGACCAAGTTCCCGGGCATCGAGTTGGTCGATCGCAAGCGCTACGCCGGCCCGACGCGCGCGACCGCGCAGGAGGCCGCCGAGAATCTGCTCACCGCCGACAGCAACGTCGCCGGCGTCTTCTGCCCCAACGAGTCCTCCACCTTCGGCATGTTGCTCGCGCTGCGCAGCCGCGGACTGACGGGCAAGCTCAAGTTCGTCGGCTTCGATGCAAGCCCCGGCCTGGTCGAGGCGCTGGGCAAGGGCGAGCTCGACGGCCTGGTCGTGCAGAATCCTATGAAGATGGGCTACGTCGGCGTGAAGACGGCTGTCGATCATATCCGCGGACAGACCGTCCCACCGCTGCAGGACACTGGGGTCGTCCTCGTGACGCCGGAGACCATGAAGCGGCCGGAGTACCAGGAACTGCTGGCGCCGGACCTGTCCAGTTACCTGAAATGAAACACCAACCGCCCGCTCCTTTTGAAACCGCACTTGCAATGCGCGCCGATCTTTGAAAGAATATCACTCTGAAGTTTCAAAGGTGTCCGCGCCGGCCGCGGCGCGCAGCCCGGGATACACGGATGGACCCAAGTGAATTAAAGTCTGCCGCCGCCGGTCGGGCAGTACGCGTTCCCGCCGGCTACTGGGCCTTTCTCCCGGCCCCGCTGCCGCCGGAACTGCGCTATGATGCCCAGCTCGTGCTGCGCCTTTCCCAAGCGGATGCGGCCCTGAGTGAGCTTTCCGGCCTCGGCCGACACCTGCCCAACCCGCATCTGCTCATCGCGCCCTACGTGCAGCGTGAGGCCGTCCTTTCCTCCCGCATCGAAGGTACCAAGACCAACCTGTCCGAGCTCCTCCGCGAGCAAGTGCAGCCCGACCCGGCACTCGGACAGTCACAGGATGTTCGCGAGGTGCGCAATTACGTCCGCGCGCTCGAACTCGGTATCCGGCGCCTACCGAAACTGCCGCTCAGCCTGCGGCTGGTCCGTGAAATACACGCCGAGCTGATGCATGGCGTGCGCGGCGGTCAGGCCACGCCCGGCGAGTTCCGGCGCTCACAAAACTGGATCGGCCCACCCGGTAGTACGCCCGCCACCGCGACGTATGTTCCCCCGCCGCCGAGTGAACTCATGCCCGCGCTTGGCGCGTGGGAGAAGTTCGTGCGCCGCCGGGACGTGTGGCCCGATCTCGTGCAATGCGCTCTCATGCACGAGCAATTCGAGGCCATCCATCCGTTCCTCGACGGCAACGGACGCGTCGGCCGGCTGCTGATCACACTGTTTCTCATGGAGCGCGGGCGTCTCTCCCAGCCCCTGCTCTACCTCTCCGCCTTCTTCGAAGCCCATCGGCAGGAGTACTACCGCCACTTGCAGGCCGTGCGCACCGACGGGGACTGGGCTGGCTGGATTGGGTATTTCCTGCACGGCGTCGCGGAGACGGCACGGGAGGCAGTCCAGCGTGCCGGCGTCTTGATGGACCTGCGTGAGAAGTATCGCCAGCGGCTTCGCGCGCACGCGAAGGCTCTGGCGCTGCTGGATGAGCTCTTCATCAACCCATACGTGACCGTCGCCCGCGCGGCGAAACTGCTGAAGACCTCGAACCCCACCGCGCGCAAGGCCGTCGAACGCCTGCGGGCTATCGAGATGCTGACGGAAACCACCGGCCGCGCCTGGGGACGCGTGTACCTCGCGCGCCCCATCCTGCGAGCGATCGAGCGGCCGGCGAAAGCAGAATGATGGACACGCCGCGACTGGAAATGCATCGGGTCTGCAAGCGTTTCGGCGCGACCGCCGCTTTGACCGATGTCGACCTCGTGGTCCACGCCGGCGAAGTTCATGCCCTGATCGGTGAGAATGGCGCGGGCAAGTCAACGCTGATGAAGATTCTTGCCGGCGCCTTGCGGCCCGACGCCGGACACATCCGTCTCGACGGCGGGCCGTTCACGCCGGCCAACCCCCTCGCCGCGCGCATCGCCGGCGTCGCCATGATCTACCAGGAGCTGAACCTCGCCCCCCACTTGACCGTCGAGGGGAACATCACTCTCGGAGCCGAGAAACACTGGGCCGGCCTCATCCGCCACGCCGCCCACCGCCGCCGGATCGCCGACATCTTCCGGCGCCTCGGCCGCCCGGACCTGCGCCCCGAAACGCCCGTCCGGCGACTCTCCTCCGCGGAGCGGCAGCTCGTCGAAATCGCCCGCGCGCTGCTCACCGAGGCCCGCGTCCTCGTCATGGACGAGCCCACCAGCAGCCTCGGCCTCGCGGACATCGAGCAGCTCTTTGCCGTCATCGACCGTCTGCGGGCTGACGGCGTCGCCATCGTCTACATCTCGCACTTCCTCGAAGAAGTGCAGCGCGTTGCCCAGCGCTACACCGTGTTGCGCGACGGACGCAACGTCGGCAGCGGCGCCATGGCCAATGTGACGCTCAGCCAAATCGTCGAACTGATGATCGGCCGGCGACTCACGGAGTTGTTTCCGCAGGTACCGCACGAGCCCGGCTCGCCGATCCTCGAAATCCGCGCGCTGACCGGACAGCGGCTGCCCATCAGTGCCAACCTCACGCTGCAGCGCGGCGAAATCCTCGGCCTCGCGGGACTCGTCGGCGCTGGCCGCACGGAACTGCTTCGCTGCCTCTTCGCGCTCGCCCCGGTGAAACGCGGCGAAGTACGCATTGCCCAGTTGGCCGCCGGCAAGCACACGCCCGCCGCGCGCCTCCAAGAAGGTGTCGGCCTGCTCAGTGAAGACCGCCAGACCGAGGGCCTCGCGCTCGCGCGCTCGGTCGCCGACAACATCCTGCTCAGCCGCCTCGCGTCCGTCGCCCGCTGGGGCTGGATCAACCCGCGTGCCTTGCACCGCACTGCCGCCGGCTGGATCCAACGCCTCGACATTCGCGCTCGCAACCCCCGTCAACGCGTCCGCGACCTCTCCGGCGGCAACCAGCAGAAGGCCGCGCTGGCGCGTCTGCTGCACCACGGCGTCGATGTGCTGCTGCTCGACGAACCCACGCGCGGCATCGACGTCGCCAGCAAGGCCCAGATTTACCAGCTCATCGGCGAACTCGCCGCCCGCGGCAAGGCCATCCTGGTCGTCAGCAGCTACATCCCGGAACTGCTCGGCATCTGCGACCGCATCGCCGTCATGCACCGCGGCCGGCTCGGCCCGCCGCGCCCCGCGCGCGACTGGACCGAGCACACCCTCATGAGCGTCGCCGCCAGCGGCAAGGAGTTGACCCCGTGACCGATGTGGCCCTGCCCGACCTGCGCGACAAACGCTCCTCCGTCGGCGAACGCGCCCTGACGGCGCTCGCGCCGTTCCTCGGCCTGATCGTCGTCATCGCCATCTTCTACGCCATCCCGCCGCATCCGCGCGTCACGCTGCTCGATCTGCAGACGGTCGCCGTCCACATGGTCATCGTCGGCATCACCGCGATGGGCATGACGTTCATCATCATCAGCGGCGGGATCGACCTGTCCGTCGGCTCCGCCATCGCGCTCGCGAGCGTCACCGTGGCGATCACGCTCGCCGGCGGCTGGCAGTTCACGTTTCTGGACTGCTGGCACCTGGGCTGGTTGAACCCCGCCGGACCAATCAATGCATTCGCGCGTACCTGGCCGATACCCGCCGCGTTGGGCGTTGCGCTTGGCACCGGCGCCCTGTGCGGCCTGTACAACGCGTTGCTCATCACGGTCCTGCGTCTGCCGCCGTTCATCGCGACGCTCGGCACGCTCGGCTTCTACCGCGGCATGTCCAAGTGGATCTCGAACAGCATGCCGGTAACGCCGCCCAGCGCCCACGGCCTCGACGCCTGGGTCCGCCCCGTGCCGTTGCAAGAGTGGCTCCCTGTCGCGCCCGGCGTGTTTCTCATGGTCGGGTTGGCCATCTTACTCGCCGCCGTGCTGCGCTACACGATCCTCGGCCGCTACACCTTCGCCATCGGCTCCAACGAAGCCACCGCCCGCCTCTGCGGCCTCCGCGTGCCGCGCCTGAAGATCTGCATCTACGTGCTCGCCGGCCTGCTCACCGGCCTCGCCGGCCTCATGCAATTCGCCCGCCTCACACAGGGCGACCCCACGGTCGCGGTCGGCGTCGAGCTCGACGTCATCGCCGCGGTCGTCATCGGCGGCGGCTCGCTCTCCGGCGGACAAGGCTCGATGCTTGGCACGCTCGCGGGTGCGTTCCTGATGGCGTACCTGCGCAATCGCTGCACCGTGCTGGGCTGGTCGAATTTCGTGCAGGAAATGATCGTCGGACACATCATCATCATCGCGGTCGCGGTCGACCAATGGCGTGTCCGCCGCACGGAACATTGACTCCCCTCCCTTCCAGGAAGGGGCCGGGGGAGGGTAGAAGACAGCAGCGCCGATCGCCCGTGCTGCCGACCGACTCGAAAGGACGCCCATGCACGACATCCTCATCATCGGCATCGCCACCGTGGACGCCATCGGTCGCCCCATCGACGCGTTTCCCAGCCCCGGCGGCCTGCGGTTCTTCGACCGGCTTACCATGAGCACCGGCGGCAACGCCATCAATTGCTCCATCGCCCTGGCCAAGCTCGGCGTCCCCTGCGACACCATCGCCCGCGTCGGCACCGACATGCTCGGCGATTACGTCGTCGCGGAGCTGGCGCGGCACGGCATCGGCACCGCCGGCATCGTCCGCGACCCGGACGCCAGCACGTCGTTCACCTTCGCGTGCGTGGCCTCCACCGGCGAGCGCTGCTTCTTTCACACCATGGGGGCCGATGCGCGTATCTGCGCCGACGACGTGCCCGCGGTTGCGCTCCGGGGCCGCAAGCTCGTTTTCCTGACCGGCACCATGGTGATGGAAACACTCGATGGCCCGCAGACCGCGGAAGTGCTCGCCGCCGCCCGGGCCGCCGGCGCGCGGACGCTGCTTGATACCGTCTTCGTCGAGTCCATCCCGCAATCCGAATGGCAGCGGCGTGTCCTGCCTGCGCTGCGCCACTGCGATTACTTCATTCCTTCACACCCGGAGGCCCGCGCCATCACCGGCCTGGATGATCTCTCCGCCATCGCCCGCAATTTCCAAGCCTGCGGCGCCCGCAACGTCGTCATCAAGTGCGACGCGCAGGGCGCGTTCTGCCGCGACGCCGCCGGCCACGAGGAACGCGTGCCCGCCTTCCGTGTTCCACACGTCGTGGACACGACCGGCGCCGGCGACTGCTGGAGCGCCGGCTTTCTCACCGGCCTGCACCAGAACCTCCCCATGGCCGCCGCCGCCCGTCTCGGCAACGCCGTCGCCGCCCACGGCATTCAGGCCGCAGGTGCCACCGCCGGCGTCAAGCCGCTCGCGGAAATCCAGCGTTTCGCCGAGCGCGGCTGACGCATGCCCCCCTCCCTCGCAGGGCGGCAGGGGGAGGGTCAGGGCAGCAGGCGAGTCAGTTACTCACCTTCCCACGCGCAGCGCCCGTATCTCATACGGCTTGAATTCCGCCGTGATTGTCCGCCCGGCCACCGTGACCTTACCAGCTTTCTGCCACGCGCGCTCCAGGAAGTCGTTCTCAATCGCGCTCTGCACCGCGAACCCCAGTGTGATCGTCGCCATCACGGTCTGTCCGGCGCACTCGTACGCGCGAATGATGAAGTCGTCGTTATCCTCGGCGCATTTCACCGCCGTCACAATGATGTTGGCGGGCGCCGCCTCACAACCCGACCACGCGGATGGCAGTGTCCCGCCCTCCGGCGCCGTCTCCAGCACCAATACATCGAGCGGCCGATTGAACGCCCATGCCGCCCGCGCCGTCGCCGCCTTGTCCAGCGGCCCCGTGTGCGGCACCGCCGCGTAGCGCATGTGATGCGTGCCCACGTCCGGCTGCGGGTCAGGATCATACGAGCTGCGCAGTGGTGTCAGCCGCACGACGCCGTCCTTCACGTCGTAGCCGTGCTTGCAGTCGTTCAGCACACTAACGCCACGCTGCGCATCGCTGAGCGCGCCGCACAGCCCATACGTGGTCGCCGCCGCAACCACCTGCTCGACAACGAACTGGGCCGCCGCCTTCTGCACATCCGTAAGCTCCGCATCGCCATCCCCCGCCGGTGGCACGCAACCCCCCACCGACAACATCGACCCGACCAGCGGCAGCGCAAGCACCGAATTCCGTGACATGGTGCATCCTCCGGAGACATGAACCTGATCGTCCAGCACCGGCCGCACCGTAACCGCCCGCGCGGACCCGGCAACCGCTCACCGATCCTCCGCGCCTTGAAGCGCCCGCCAGTATGCGCTGCCATTCCGCCGTTGTCGGAACTCCGCGAGCAACTCCTCGTCCACGGGGAACAGCGGCGACCAAGCCTGTCGGATGAATGCCCACCCCGCATCCTCATTCCCGGAGTACATCAGATCCAGCGCGCGCTGGAATAGGGTTGCCGGGATGTACCATTGGCTGTATCGGCCTTGATTCTCCGCCCATCTCGCTGCGCTGCGCACAGCTTCTGCCTCGCGCGCCAACTCATGCGCTGGCGGTGCCGGTGCGCACATCAAATCACGCGCCACCTCGTATCTCGCGCCCGTCCAGTGCAGGATCACGGCTGGTGCCGGTGAATCCGCGAAGCAACCAGGCCAATACGCGAATGTCCAGTCGTTCAGCAGGACTTCCGGCAAGCCGTCTGCGTCGACGTCCTTGAACTCGGGCTTCGTATGTTGCCCTTCAACCCGGGCGAGGACGCGGAACACCGGGCCCAACTGGAACACTTCCACGTCGAAACAGCAGTGCGCGCCACCGGTCCACTCCAGGACAATCGCGTCCGGGATACCATCAGCGGTAACATCAGTACCCGCCTCGATGAGCGTCGGGCCGTACCTGCTGCCACCGATTTCGAACACGTGGCCAGTTCGCTCGTAAATCCGTTGACCGTCACGCAAGATTTCGACGCGCCCTTCGCCGACGTCTGGCCGCCACGTTCGAATCTCGTATTCGCCGACCGCCGCGCTGCCCGTCAGATCTCCGACCGGCACCGTGTGCGCCGCTGCCGCTGACGCGCCCGTCGCCTTTTCCTCGCCGCGTGGCACATCTGTCCGCTGGCACGCCCCCGCCCCTACCGTGATGCCCATGAGCAATCCGCGCGCGACGGTCAGCCACGACCGACGCGTCGCGGTCCGGTCGCAAGGGCACTTACGGCCGCTTCGCCATGAAGAAGTACCGCTCATACTCCTCTTCGTACAG
The nucleotide sequence above comes from Phycisphaerae bacterium. Encoded proteins:
- a CDS encoding carbohydrate kinase family protein gives rise to the protein MHDILIIGIATVDAIGRPIDAFPSPGGLRFFDRLTMSTGGNAINCSIALAKLGVPCDTIARVGTDMLGDYVVAELARHGIGTAGIVRDPDASTSFTFACVASTGERCFFHTMGADARICADDVPAVALRGRKLVFLTGTMVMETLDGPQTAEVLAAARAAGARTLLDTVFVESIPQSEWQRRVLPALRHCDYFIPSHPEARAITGLDDLSAIARNFQACGARNVVIKCDAQGAFCRDAAGHEERVPAFRVPHVVDTTGAGDCWSAGFLTGLHQNLPMAAAARLGNAVAAHGIQAAGATAGVKPLAEIQRFAERG
- a CDS encoding Fic family protein, whose product is MDPSELKSAAAGRAVRVPAGYWAFLPAPLPPELRYDAQLVLRLSQADAALSELSGLGRHLPNPHLLIAPYVQREAVLSSRIEGTKTNLSELLREQVQPDPALGQSQDVREVRNYVRALELGIRRLPKLPLSLRLVREIHAELMHGVRGGQATPGEFRRSQNWIGPPGSTPATATYVPPPPSELMPALGAWEKFVRRRDVWPDLVQCALMHEQFEAIHPFLDGNGRVGRLLITLFLMERGRLSQPLLYLSAFFEAHRQEYYRHLQAVRTDGDWAGWIGYFLHGVAETAREAVQRAGVLMDLREKYRQRLRAHAKALALLDELFINPYVTVARAAKLLKTSNPTARKAVERLRAIEMLTETTGRAWGRVYLARPILRAIERPAKAE
- a CDS encoding sugar ABC transporter ATP-binding protein, translating into MMDTPRLEMHRVCKRFGATAALTDVDLVVHAGEVHALIGENGAGKSTLMKILAGALRPDAGHIRLDGGPFTPANPLAARIAGVAMIYQELNLAPHLTVEGNITLGAEKHWAGLIRHAAHRRRIADIFRRLGRPDLRPETPVRRLSSAERQLVEIARALLTEARVLVMDEPTSSLGLADIEQLFAVIDRLRADGVAIVYISHFLEEVQRVAQRYTVLRDGRNVGSGAMANVTLSQIVELMIGRRLTELFPQVPHEPGSPILEIRALTGQRLPISANLTLQRGEILGLAGLVGAGRTELLRCLFALAPVKRGEVRIAQLAAGKHTPAARLQEGVGLLSEDRQTEGLALARSVADNILLSRLASVARWGWINPRALHRTAAGWIQRLDIRARNPRQRVRDLSGGNQQKAALARLLHHGVDVLLLDEPTRGIDVASKAQIYQLIGELAARGKAILVVSSYIPELLGICDRIAVMHRGRLGPPRPARDWTEHTLMSVAASGKELTP
- a CDS encoding ABC transporter permease — encoded protein: MTDVALPDLRDKRSSVGERALTALAPFLGLIVVIAIFYAIPPHPRVTLLDLQTVAVHMVIVGITAMGMTFIIISGGIDLSVGSAIALASVTVAITLAGGWQFTFLDCWHLGWLNPAGPINAFARTWPIPAALGVALGTGALCGLYNALLITVLRLPPFIATLGTLGFYRGMSKWISNSMPVTPPSAHGLDAWVRPVPLQEWLPVAPGVFLMVGLAILLAAVLRYTILGRYTFAIGSNEATARLCGLRVPRLKICIYVLAGLLTGLAGLMQFARLTQGDPTVAVGVELDVIAAVVIGGGSLSGGQGSMLGTLAGAFLMAYLRNRCTVLGWSNFVQEMIVGHIIIIAVAVDQWRVRRTEH
- a CDS encoding substrate-binding domain-containing protein, whose protein sequence is MTRCLLLCALVAAIWGCERPTPPSSAGATQPAGPGTSTQPSQAKLRIAVIPKGTTHDFWKSVHAGAIKAGRELGDVEVIFRGPEKEDDREQQVSLVQNFISGRIDAIVLAPLDDKALVPAARQAMAAQIPVVIIDSALAGEAGHDFVSFAATNNYQGGVLAGERMGALLAGKGRVLLLRYQEGSASTTDRERGFTEALTKFPGIELVDRKRYAGPTRATAQEAAENLLTADSNVAGVFCPNESSTFGMLLALRSRGLTGKLKFVGFDASPGLVEALGKGELDGLVVQNPMKMGYVGVKTAVDHIRGQTVPPLQDTGVVLVTPETMKRPEYQELLAPDLSSYLK